The Poseidonibacter antarcticus genome includes a region encoding these proteins:
- a CDS encoding ankyrin repeat domain-containing protein: protein MEITQEEQKRYEELQVFALDFARQGKTQDLKAMLDASMPINLCDHKGNSLLMLASYNGNEETSQMLVNLGANVDQKNDRGQTPLAGVCFKGYLNIVKILVHGGANIYENNGMGTTPIMFASMFGNYEIVKYLNNQNGNFKSKIYLLISKIFAIIKKIFKKRK, encoded by the coding sequence ATGGAAATCACACAAGAAGAGCAAAAAAGGTATGAAGAACTTCAAGTATTTGCACTAGATTTTGCAAGACAAGGTAAAACACAAGATTTAAAAGCAATGCTTGATGCTTCAATGCCAATAAACTTATGTGACCATAAAGGTAATAGTTTATTAATGCTAGCTTCTTACAATGGCAATGAAGAAACAAGCCAAATGCTTGTTAACTTAGGTGCTAATGTTGATCAAAAAAATGATAGAGGACAAACTCCACTTGCTGGAGTTTGTTTCAAAGGTTATTTAAATATTGTAAAAATACTAGTTCACGGTGGAGCAAATATCTATGAAAATAATGGAATGGGAACAACACCTATAATGTTTGCTTCAATGTTTGGGAATTATGAAATAGTAAAATATCTAAATAATCAAAATGGTAATTTTAAATCAAAAATTTATTTACTTATATCTAAAATATTTGCTATTATTAAGAAGATATTTAAAAAAAGGAAATAA
- a CDS encoding catalase — MIKKTMTTTAGNPISDNQNSLTAGARGPVLMQDYQLIEKLAHQNRERIPERVVHAKGSGAFGKLVITEDISKYTKASALQKGESTKMLLRFSTVAGEKGAADAERDVRGFALKFYTKEGNWDLVGNNTPVFFIRDAYKFPDFIHTQKRHPQSNLRSNTAAWDFWSLSPESLHQVTILMSDRGLPKSYRHVNGYGSHTYSLINAQGERFWVKFHFKTLQGIETITNKEAEAIVAKDRESNQRDLFENIEKGNFPKWSFEIQIMTDEQAKACSFNPFDLTKVWSHKDYPMIKVGEMTLDENPKNYFNEIEQASFSPSNIVPGISFSPDKMLQARIFSYADAHRYRVGTHYETLPVNRPIVEVNTYHTDGPMNYEQKEPTDAYYEPNSFGGAVEDENFAEPKFETGDVADRYDHRDGNDDFTQVTALFNIMSQTQKEQLFSNIAEAMDGVPSEIVNRQLGLFEQVHSDYAAGVKKALGI, encoded by the coding sequence ATGATTAAAAAAACTATGACTACAACAGCTGGTAATCCAATTTCAGATAATCAAAACTCATTAACAGCAGGAGCAAGAGGTCCTGTTTTAATGCAAGATTATCAACTTATAGAAAAATTAGCTCATCAAAATAGAGAGAGAATTCCTGAAAGAGTTGTTCACGCAAAAGGAAGTGGAGCTTTTGGTAAGTTAGTAATTACAGAAGATATTTCAAAATATACAAAAGCTAGTGCTTTACAAAAAGGTGAAAGCACAAAAATGCTTCTTAGATTTTCAACAGTTGCAGGTGAAAAAGGTGCAGCTGATGCTGAAAGAGATGTAAGAGGTTTTGCACTTAAATTTTATACAAAAGAAGGAAACTGGGACTTAGTAGGAAATAATACACCTGTATTTTTCATAAGAGACGCATATAAATTCCCTGATTTTATCCATACTCAAAAAAGACATCCACAATCAAACCTACGATCAAATACAGCTGCGTGGGATTTTTGGTCATTATCTCCTGAAAGTTTACATCAAGTAACTATTTTAATGTCAGATAGAGGACTTCCAAAATCATATAGACACGTAAATGGTTATGGTTCACATACTTATAGTTTAATAAATGCACAAGGCGAAAGATTCTGGGTTAAATTCCACTTTAAAACACTTCAAGGTATTGAAACTATTACAAATAAAGAAGCAGAAGCGATTGTTGCAAAAGATAGAGAATCAAATCAAAGAGATTTATTTGAAAATATTGAAAAAGGAAATTTCCCAAAATGGAGTTTTGAAATTCAAATTATGACAGACGAACAAGCAAAAGCATGTTCATTTAATCCATTTGACTTAACAAAAGTTTGGTCTCATAAGGATTATCCAATGATAAAAGTTGGAGAAATGACTTTAGATGAAAATCCAAAAAATTACTTTAATGAAATTGAACAAGCATCATTTTCACCATCAAATATAGTTCCAGGAATTAGTTTCTCACCTGATAAAATGCTTCAAGCTAGAATCTTCTCATACGCTGATGCACATAGATATAGAGTAGGGACGCATTATGAGACATTACCTGTAAATAGACCAATTGTTGAAGTTAATACTTATCATACAGATGGACCTATGAATTATGAGCAAAAAGAACCAACAGATGCATATTATGAACCAAATAGTTTTGGTGGAGCAGTTGAAGATGAAAACTTTGCAGAACCAAAATTTGAAACAGGTGATGTGGCAGATAGATATGATCATAGAGATGGAAATGATGACTTTACACAAGTAACAGCACTATTTAACATAATGAGCCAAACTCAAAAAGAACAACTATTCTCAAATATTGCAGAAGCAATGGATGGTGTTCCAAGTGAAATTGTAAATAGACAATTAGGACTATTTGAACAAGTTCATAGTGATTATGCAGCAGGTGTTAAAAAAGCTTTAGGAATCTAA
- a CDS encoding FadR/GntR family transcriptional regulator, which yields MKIKKPIKISLPKQISIEIEKTIKNGIFKLGEKIPSEPDLVKEFGVSRNTIREAIQSLIQAGVLESRQGDGTYVIAISKFEANILNRLNKSKTSEVHEVRICLEKEIVKLAAQRRSDDDLKNIENALNQKNLTKGSFIENSEADLEFHLAIAKASHNSIFYDLYKSLSQYICTSVAQRLKSTNMEEKMIYQLHLELFEAISAQNSEKSEEIIIKILEI from the coding sequence ATGAAAATAAAAAAACCAATTAAAATATCATTACCAAAACAAATATCAATTGAAATTGAGAAAACTATAAAAAATGGGATATTTAAGTTAGGAGAAAAAATTCCTTCTGAACCTGATTTGGTAAAAGAGTTTGGAGTTAGTAGAAATACAATTCGTGAAGCAATTCAATCTTTAATACAAGCAGGAGTTTTAGAATCACGACAAGGTGATGGAACTTATGTTATTGCAATAAGTAAATTTGAAGCAAATATTTTAAATCGTTTGAATAAGTCAAAAACTTCAGAAGTTCATGAAGTTCGTATTTGTTTAGAAAAAGAAATTGTTAAACTAGCAGCGCAAAGAAGAAGTGATGATGATTTAAAAAATATTGAAAATGCACTTAATCAAAAAAATTTAACAAAAGGTTCTTTCATAGAAAATAGTGAAGCTGATTTAGAATTTCATCTAGCTATTGCAAAAGCTTCCCATAATTCAATTTTTTACGATTTATATAAATCTTTATCTCAATATATTTGTACTTCAGTAGCCCAAAGATTAAAATCAACAAATATGGAAGAAAAAATGATTTATCAATTGCATCTAGAACTTTTTGAAGCAATCTCTGCTCAAAATAGCGAGAAGTCAGAAGAAATTATAATTAAAATTCTAGAAATTTAG
- a CDS encoding CynX/NimT family MFS transporter, which produces MRSNPHLLIIFLGIIFVSFNLRAPITSVGPIIDLIQAQYNLNSSMAGFITTLPLLAFAIFSPFVAKINHKIGHGLTMFAGLLLIIIGELVRSYTNVYGLFIGTISIGIGIAIGNVLIPSVIKHKFKKNVGSIISIYITSMCIFAALGSGLSIPATEIFGWNTSLAIWVILALLALVVWLPQLKESENYNNSDDLKLEEIMQSKSIWKSPLAWWVTLYMGTQSLLFYTLITWIPSILMFKDFDSHFSGMMLLLFQLIGLPATLIVPIIADKIKHQKFIATIISLIYLLGIVTLLFAQSTFSVILSMIFIGLGMGGAISLAIGFISLRTPHAKKAAELSGMSQSAGYLFAAVGPILIGFIFDLTKSWTNALLVLIALTLLLILFGLKAGRDELTHH; this is translated from the coding sequence ATGAGATCAAATCCCCATTTATTAATAATTTTTTTAGGAATTATTTTTGTTTCATTTAATTTAAGAGCACCCATTACATCTGTAGGTCCTATTATTGATTTGATCCAAGCACAATATAATTTAAACAGTAGTATGGCTGGATTTATTACTACTCTTCCATTATTAGCTTTTGCAATATTCTCTCCCTTTGTTGCAAAAATAAACCATAAAATTGGTCATGGTTTGACTATGTTTGCGGGACTTCTTTTAATAATAATAGGAGAACTAGTTCGTTCTTATACAAATGTTTATGGATTATTCATAGGTACTATATCAATAGGAATAGGAATTGCTATTGGAAATGTATTAATACCTAGTGTAATAAAACATAAATTTAAAAAAAATGTTGGAAGTATTATAAGCATTTATATCACTAGTATGTGTATATTTGCAGCTTTAGGCTCAGGATTAAGTATTCCTGCAACCGAAATTTTTGGTTGGAATACATCTTTAGCAATTTGGGTAATATTAGCTTTACTTGCTTTAGTAGTATGGCTTCCCCAACTTAAGGAAAGTGAAAACTATAATAACAGTGATGACTTAAAACTAGAAGAGATTATGCAAAGCAAATCAATATGGAAATCTCCTCTTGCATGGTGGGTAACATTATATATGGGAACACAGTCTTTATTATTTTATACTTTAATTACGTGGATTCCTTCTATTCTTATGTTTAAAGATTTTGATAGCCATTTTTCTGGAATGATGTTATTGTTATTTCAATTAATAGGATTACCAGCTACTCTAATTGTTCCAATAATTGCAGATAAAATCAAACACCAAAAATTTATTGCTACTATTATTTCTTTAATCTATTTACTTGGAATAGTTACACTTTTATTTGCACAATCTACTTTTAGTGTTATTTTATCAATGATATTTATAGGTCTTGGAATGGGTGGTGCTATTAGTTTAGCAATTGGATTTATATCATTAAGAACTCCTCATGCTAAAAAAGCAGCAGAGCTTTCAGGTATGTCACAATCAGCGGGATATTTATTTGCAGCTGTTGGACCTATCTTAATTGGTTTTATATTTGATCTAACAAAATCATGGACAAATGCACTTTTAGTATTAATCGCATTAACCTTGTTATTAATTCTTTTTGGATTAAAAGCTGGGAGAGATGAATTAACCCATCATTAA
- a CDS encoding MlaD family protein, with the protein MSSENLEAIEDVVYKPKIEDKKSVSFIWVLPIIILGILSWIAYESYMKKGTNITVVFKSAEGLKEGITPLEYKGLQLGKVTKITMYEDLKSVSVNILVKNDVSQYVASEGSRFYIKKPTISLTKISGLSTLISGYKIEISPKFKTQEEFNKGIEQYSFVGLDSQPDDELADNGYYISIISNNKDNVEVGTPIFYNKFQIGEVVSKELKDEKVFLNSYIYDKFNYLVNKSSKFVMNEALKVNYGPGGLKIELGSLYSALVGGITVITENKNDAKIQKSENYKLYASKDELKEKINIDLRFLNADGIGIDTPIFYKGINIGKLINIKLTKDDISSQAYVYKKYKYLLTNNTKFYIAKADVSLEGVKNLGTIVKGNYIGLEFNEGEFSNSFYAQGLDEVSKNHKNIELTLYSDSLNSISKKSKIYYKNIEVGNVIDYALTSDLRKVKIKISIKEKYKDLLNNHILFYDMSSKLVEMKTLDLNINYSGIEPLLNGAIGIVGEKRKGKFTKNEFKLYESFKDVEKLKRVYNSGSVISAYYNNDFELKENMAIIYKNQEIGFVKDIEFNNHKSKVNLFIYKTFEKYINKQSRFYKKGIVNLKASLSGVLFEVDNFTSLLEGSIHLDTNSNMIYDDYQIFSSVDEMNNSSSSITIVFDDVEGVQENFSQLTFKGVNVGKVTKVNLNRKGKVEVKALIYNDYDAFAKEGTRFFLKKPRISFQEIANVGSTIMAVNIGIIKSKSKVFKSNFIGSDSQPSINHSHYGTIFRVQDSTASSVNVDSPIYYKNVEIGKVLKVDLSPDASKVLIDCLIWNKYTKFIRKNSVFHDISGFEMKFSIFSDTKVKSNTFTSLLKGGLVVVTPYDYNEKANSKDKFTLEKTLREDWKSISPSIK; encoded by the coding sequence ATGAGTAGTGAAAATTTAGAAGCTATTGAAGATGTAGTTTATAAACCAAAAATAGAAGATAAGAAATCGGTTTCATTTATATGGGTTTTACCAATTATAATATTAGGTATCTTGTCTTGGATTGCATACGAATCTTATATGAAAAAAGGTACAAATATTACAGTTGTATTTAAAAGTGCAGAAGGTTTAAAAGAGGGTATCACTCCACTTGAATATAAAGGTCTTCAATTAGGAAAAGTCACAAAAATAACTATGTATGAAGATTTAAAAAGTGTTAGCGTAAATATTTTAGTTAAGAATGATGTATCCCAATATGTGGCAAGTGAAGGTTCAAGGTTTTATATCAAAAAACCAACAATATCACTTACTAAAATATCTGGACTTAGTACATTAATTAGTGGATATAAAATTGAAATATCTCCAAAATTTAAAACACAAGAAGAGTTTAATAAAGGAATAGAACAATATTCATTTGTAGGACTAGATAGTCAACCTGATGATGAACTAGCAGATAATGGATATTATATTTCTATTATTTCAAATAATAAAGATAATGTAGAAGTAGGAACTCCAATATTTTATAACAAATTTCAAATTGGAGAAGTTGTTTCAAAAGAATTAAAAGATGAAAAAGTATTTTTAAACTCATATATTTATGATAAATTTAACTATCTTGTAAATAAAAGTTCAAAATTTGTAATGAATGAAGCATTAAAAGTTAATTATGGACCAGGTGGTTTAAAAATAGAATTAGGATCTCTTTATTCAGCCTTAGTAGGTGGAATTACAGTTATAACTGAAAATAAAAATGATGCTAAAATTCAAAAAAGTGAGAATTATAAATTATACGCAAGTAAAGATGAACTAAAAGAAAAAATAAATATTGACCTTAGATTTTTAAATGCGGATGGAATAGGTATTGATACTCCAATTTTTTATAAGGGAATAAATATTGGTAAATTAATTAATATTAAGTTAACTAAAGATGATATTTCATCGCAAGCTTATGTATATAAAAAATATAAATATCTTTTAACAAATAATACAAAGTTTTATATTGCAAAGGCTGATGTTAGTCTAGAAGGTGTTAAAAATTTAGGAACAATAGTAAAAGGAAATTATATTGGTCTAGAGTTTAATGAAGGTGAGTTTAGCAATAGTTTTTATGCACAAGGATTGGATGAGGTATCAAAAAACCATAAAAATATAGAACTTACATTATATAGTGATAGCTTAAACTCAATTAGTAAAAAATCAAAAATATATTATAAAAATATAGAAGTAGGAAATGTAATAGATTATGCTTTAACTTCTGATTTAAGAAAAGTAAAAATCAAAATTTCTATAAAGGAAAAATATAAAGATTTATTAAATAATCATATTTTATTTTATGATATGAGTTCAAAATTAGTAGAAATGAAAACATTAGATTTAAATATAAATTATAGTGGAATAGAACCACTATTAAATGGTGCAATAGGAATTGTAGGTGAAAAAAGAAAAGGTAAATTTACTAAAAATGAATTTAAGCTTTATGAGTCTTTTAAAGATGTAGAAAAATTAAAAAGAGTTTATAACAGCGGTTCTGTAATAAGTGCTTATTACAATAACGATTTTGAACTCAAAGAAAATATGGCAATTATATATAAAAATCAAGAGATAGGTTTTGTAAAAGATATAGAATTTAACAATCATAAATCAAAGGTTAATTTATTTATATATAAAACTTTTGAAAAATATATAAATAAACAAAGTAGATTTTACAAAAAAGGAATAGTAAACTTAAAAGCTAGTTTAAGTGGCGTATTGTTTGAAGTTGATAATTTTACTTCATTGCTTGAAGGCTCAATTCACCTTGATACAAATTCAAATATGATTTATGATGATTATCAAATATTTTCTAGTGTTGATGAAATGAATAACTCATCAAGTAGCATTACAATAGTTTTTGATGATGTAGAAGGAGTACAAGAAAACTTTTCACAACTGACTTTCAAAGGTGTAAATGTAGGGAAAGTTACAAAAGTAAATTTAAATAGAAAAGGAAAAGTTGAAGTAAAAGCATTGATTTATAATGATTATGATGCCTTTGCAAAAGAAGGAACAAGATTTTTTCTTAAGAAACCAAGAATCTCATTTCAAGAAATTGCTAATGTAGGTTCAACTATTATGGCTGTAAATATTGGTATTATAAAAAGTAAGAGTAAAGTTTTTAAATCTAATTTTATAGGAAGTGATTCTCAACCTTCAATTAATCATTCTCATTATGGAACAATATTTAGAGTTCAAGATAGTACGGCATCAAGTGTAAATGTAGACTCACCTATTTATTATAAAAATGTAGAAATAGGAAAAGTTTTAAAAGTAGATTTAAGTCCTGATGCTTCAAAGGTACTTATTGATTGTCTTATATGGAATAAATATACAAAATTTATACGAAAAAATTCTGTTTTTCACGATATTAGTGGTTTTGAAATGAAGTTTTCAATTTTTTCAGATACAAAAGTAAAATCAAATACTTTTACAAGTTTATTAAAAGGTGGACTTGTTGTTGTAACTCCTTATGACTATAATGAAAAAGCAAATTCTAAAGATAAATTTACTTTAGAAAAAACTTTACGAGAAGATTGGAAGAGTATAAGTCCTAGTATTAAATAA
- a CDS encoding paraquat-inducible protein A, whose amino-acid sequence MVLVSCRNCHKVFEREDYSDFTCTRCNHKVRHRIKDSLQVSLALTICAILLYIPAMLYPIMEVTKFGITTESTIFEGVISFLEYENYFIAFVIFTASIAIPIIKLAGLIFIFVSIKVNVKMSNSIRVIIFKFIEAIGKWSMIDIYVVALLSSIVQLNEIFNIKGGIAATSFALMVILTMIAAHRFDTRIIWDE is encoded by the coding sequence ATGGTTTTAGTATCTTGTAGAAATTGTCATAAGGTATTTGAAAGAGAAGATTATAGTGATTTTACATGTACTAGATGTAATCATAAAGTAAGACATAGAATCAAAGATTCTCTTCAAGTATCACTAGCTCTTACTATTTGTGCAATATTACTATATATTCCTGCAATGCTTTATCCTATTATGGAAGTTACAAAGTTTGGTATTACAACTGAGAGTACAATTTTTGAAGGAGTAATTAGTTTTTTAGAATATGAAAACTATTTTATTGCTTTTGTAATATTTACAGCAAGTATTGCTATACCTATAATCAAATTAGCTGGATTGATATTTATTTTTGTTTCAATAAAAGTAAATGTAAAAATGAGTAATAGCATAAGAGTGATTATTTTTAAATTTATAGAAGCTATTGGAAAATGGTCTATGATAGACATATATGTCGTAGCACTTTTATCTTCTATTGTACAACTTAATGAAATATTTAATATAAAAGGTGGAATAGCTGCCACATCTTTTGCTTTAATGGTAATATTAACAATGATAGCAGCACATAGATTTGATACAAGGATTATTTGGGATGAGTAG
- a CDS encoding paraquat-inducible protein A encodes MAVDTNEIIECYSCGLFLKKENLKGSLKHRCPRCNSKLHIEKEQSFDSLYYAISSLLLFVVLSIYPLISLSIGGIELEATLIDTVLILLKQNFFVVGLIVFFTIVLAPILNSLIIIFAFIQAHTKIRFFTDTLLHDGFHFFKHWGFIEVFIISIIVTYIKLIGMVSSTKFDIGFYCLLAYLFCFYMSNIKFEGKSVFGE; translated from the coding sequence ATGGCAGTTGATACAAATGAAATTATAGAATGTTATAGCTGTGGATTATTTTTAAAGAAAGAAAATTTAAAAGGTTCTTTAAAACATAGATGCCCTAGATGTAATAGCAAGTTACATATTGAAAAAGAGCAGAGCTTTGATTCTCTTTATTATGCTATTTCTTCACTCTTACTTTTTGTAGTTCTTAGTATTTATCCTTTAATATCATTATCCATTGGTGGTATAGAATTAGAAGCAACTTTGATTGATACAGTTTTGATTTTATTAAAACAAAACTTTTTTGTAGTTGGATTAATCGTTTTTTTTACAATTGTTTTAGCACCTATTTTAAACTCATTAATTATAATTTTTGCATTTATTCAAGCCCATACAAAAATTAGGTTTTTTACAGATACCTTACTTCATGATGGATTTCATTTTTTTAAGCATTGGGGCTTTATAGAAGTCTTTATTATAAGTATAATTGTTACATATATAAAACTAATAGGAATGGTAAGTTCAACAAAGTTTGATATTGGTTTTTATTGTTTATTAGCATATTTATTTTGTTTTTATATGTCAAATATTAAATTTGAGGGGAAAAGTGTTTTTGGAGAATAA
- a CDS encoding globin domain-containing protein → MEFNITQGQVGTRPPVVKPDPKVLEYLGEEGMRKLISDHYDLLKESNIRGLFPPSEEGFALAKKHSADFFIQICGGHPYFNENRGKPMMAGRHAPFAITQEARRVWLESYIMILKPLDMPEDLKKSFWNYLDIFSIWMMNTTSES, encoded by the coding sequence ATGGAATTTAATATAACTCAAGGTCAAGTAGGAACAAGACCACCTGTGGTAAAACCAGATCCAAAAGTATTAGAATACTTAGGAGAAGAAGGAATGAGAAAACTAATTTCAGATCACTATGATTTATTAAAAGAAAGTAATATTAGAGGATTATTCCCACCATCAGAAGAAGGATTTGCATTAGCAAAAAAACATTCAGCTGATTTCTTTATACAAATTTGTGGAGGGCATCCTTATTTTAATGAAAATAGAGGTAAACCTATGATGGCAGGACGTCATGCTCCTTTTGCTATTACACAAGAAGCTAGAAGAGTTTGGTTGGAATCTTATATTATGATTTTAAAACCCTTAGATATGCCAGAAGATTTAAAAAAATCATTCTGGAACTATTTAGATATATTCTCAATTTGGATGATGAATACTACTTCTGAATCTTAA
- a CDS encoding GGDEF domain-containing protein, producing MEHIYSEEEIEYIIVKTNHFINEHTLNYNKAIKRIICKSTIKKETIDNFRNLKNCTFNEYIALISKLDKKHEYIELISVHDDFHKLISELLSRYLMSKPISETLFNNLYFSHVTLLNLLYEIIEKFDSTKNQMDKLTDTWNRNIFIKFIDREYLEMKRGKESFCLAYFGIDQFENINEEYNHDVGDFILKDLIKLIKNCLREYDSISRWAGAEFIILLPDASLSESIEIINKIKDIINQKNFIYESNQINLTCSFGISIATLEKNVEEIINEASRLLYLAKSKGKDMIEVSSTKVGETSPT from the coding sequence ATGGAACATATTTATAGTGAAGAAGAAATAGAATATATTATTGTTAAAACTAATCATTTTATTAATGAACATACTTTAAACTATAATAAAGCAATCAAAAGAATTATATGTAAAAGTACTATTAAAAAAGAAACTATTGATAATTTTCGGAATTTGAAAAATTGTACATTTAATGAATATATTGCATTAATATCAAAACTTGATAAAAAGCATGAATATATTGAGTTAATATCAGTTCATGATGATTTTCATAAACTTATTTCTGAATTATTATCTAGATATTTAATGTCTAAGCCTATTAGTGAAACATTATTTAATAATTTATATTTCTCTCATGTTACATTACTAAATTTATTATATGAGATAATTGAAAAGTTTGATTCTACAAAAAATCAAATGGATAAATTAACAGATACTTGGAATAGAAATATATTTATAAAATTTATTGATCGTGAGTACTTAGAAATGAAAAGAGGTAAAGAATCTTTTTGTTTAGCTTATTTTGGTATTGATCAATTTGAAAATATTAATGAAGAGTATAATCATGATGTAGGTGATTTTATTTTAAAAGATTTAATCAAATTAATAAAAAACTGTTTAAGAGAATATGATTCAATATCTCGATGGGCAGGGGCAGAATTTATAATTTTACTTCCTGATGCTTCTTTGAGTGAATCTATAGAAATAATAAACAAGATAAAAGATATTATAAATCAAAAAAATTTTATTTACGAGTCAAATCAAATAAATTTAACTTGTTCTTTTGGTATTTCTATTGCAACATTAGAAAAAAATGTTGAAGAAATAATAAATGAAGCTAGCAGATTGTTATATTTAGCAAAATCAAAAGGTAAAGATATGATAGAAGTTTCTTCTACTAAAGTAGGAGAAACATCTCCTACATAA